One stretch of Numenius arquata chromosome 8, bNumArq3.hap1.1, whole genome shotgun sequence DNA includes these proteins:
- the LEPROT gene encoding leptin receptor gene-related protein has protein sequence MAGIKALVALSFSGAIGLTFLMLGCALEYYGVYWPLFVLIFYFICPIPHFIAKRVSDDSDAASSACRELAYFFTTGIVVSAFGFPIILARVEAIKWGACGLVLAGNAVIFLTILGFFLVFGRGDDFSWEQW, from the exons ATGGCGGGTATCAAAG CTCTCGTGGCGCTCTCCTTCAGCGGAGCCATCGGGCTGACCTTCCTCATGCTGGGCTGCGCCCTGGAGTACTACGG tgTGTACTGGCCTCTGTTTGTCTTAATATTTTACTTCATCTGCCCCATTCCCCACTTCATTGCAAAAAGAGTAAGTGATGACAGTGATGCAGCCAGCAGTGCCTGCAGGGAATTGGCATATTTCTTCACAACTGGAATTGTTGTTTCTGCCTTTGGATTTCCTATAATCCTTGCACGGGTTGAAGCG ATCAAATGGGGAGCCTGTGGTCTGGTGCTGGCTGGCAATGCAGTCATTTTCCTTACTATTTTAggcttttttcttgtgtttggtaGAGGAGATGACTTTAGCTGGGAACAGTGGTAG